A region of the Vigna unguiculata cultivar IT97K-499-35 chromosome 9, ASM411807v1, whole genome shotgun sequence genome:
TAACCACAATATATGACATTGTAGCAGTCTCAAAACATCTAAATAACCACATGGCCAAGATAAACAAACCTTAATAGCGGAGTATAAATGTGCAACACCTGTCTGTGACCAATCAATACCAACCAAAGGCATGAACTGACCAAGAACATCCGACCTGAATGACATGAAACAAGACAGAAATTACAATTGACAAACTACAGGGTTAGATCTTTCAAAAACAACAACAGAAGAGAAGCAGAACATGTGAAAAGCATATCAGGATGCCAAAAGTCCTAGCGATTCAAGCATTTTCTATTTGTTTCTGTTGTCCATCTTGTTTTACTTCCTTATGCTCTACTCATAATGTACTTGGCATTCCAATAACAACCAACTTTCTTAAATATACTAACCCATACTTATCATCTCAACTTGTGAAACTAATTATAATCCGTAAACTTTGAAGGTCTAACCATAGTTGTAAAACTAATTATACCTCCCAACTTTAGAATAAATAATCATGACTAGACGGAGCAAACAAGGATctttatcttaaaatatttagatCCAATGGGGAAGTTCCAGTGGCAACTGGCCAGCCTAGGTTTTCTGGCTCGATCATCTGACTTCCCCAAGTGAATGGCAAATATGTATACTCTCACCTTGTAATTGTACCATCTACATCAGAGATCACTATGCGAGTGTTCCATTTCCACAGATATATTCGAGCATCGACCTGCCGGTTAGAGttgaaatataagaaattaacaGTAAACGAGATATTTCAAACGTGAAGTAAGCGTCATTTTCTTGAAATGAAATTATAGAAAACCATGATTATTGACCTGCTGATTCCCCAGCACAGCTGTAGAGAAAGTGAAGGTTACAGTATTCATCCCATCCTTCAGATTCAAGGAGGCTACCTGTTCAGAAGTTGGAGTTGTTTCCctaacctttatttttttaaaattgggtTTGGGTTTATCTTTGTCCATAACTGTGCTAATCGTATTCTCTAGAGAATTACCATCAGTAGTGTTTTTGACATCACTTAGAGAAGGCGGCAATATAGAATCTTTAGATCCTGCTTTAGGTTTGGGTTTATCTTTGTTCATATCTGTGCTAATCGTTTTCTCCAGAGAATTACCATCGGTAGTGTTTTTGGCATCACTTAGAGAAGGCGGCAATATAGAATCTTTAGATCCTGCTCTCCTCAAGGAGAAAGGCCAAAGTCTCCAGTTTCCCGCAGGGGAAGTGTTCTGTGTTGATGGATCATCTCCTGTATGATTTTTCTCAACTTGGTCAGCTGGTATCATTCCTTTCAGCTCAAATACATATAAACATTCAAAATACACCATACCTAGATcctatgaaaaataatgataaccAATCTTAATAGAAACCTATCGTACCTCAGGGTACAGAGAAGTAAACTTATTTACCAACCAGGTATTCAGAATTGAATGCTTTAGAAATACAGTCAGATTCCATCTCTTCATACAACAAGTGTTTACAGAGACTGTTTTTGCATAAATGATTAATCAGTATAGTAACTACCTACAGGTTACAGCTTAGTGTTTATTTTCAAAGCTACAACAATGGCAAAACCCGCCATGTTGCTGTTATAAATACAAGTCTACTCAAACTAAACTATTGCTCAAAATACAGAGTCCCATCTGAATCTTTAGCGAAATTATAACTTGTTGCTATAAAATGTTTAACAATTATCATTCCATAAAAACAGAATGTTCAGTACACTATCAGAAGAGGATGAAATATAACCTCAAGACACGGATTGTTTTCCATTTAGTTGAAAGGCGACTTATATAAGGCCTCTTACCAAGGGGAAGCTTCAGAGTTGTACCTTTGATTTCCCCAGAATCATGACAATCCTTGGCACCTGACTCCTCGTGTGTTAGGTGGTTTCCTTTGTCTTCATCAGGTTTTGGACATTCTAAATCATCTTTTGGAGGGAATGCACATGGCAAGGATTTTGATCTTGATTCCAGTGATTGACTTAAAGGGTAACGGGCATCATGTTGATTCATAATGTCAGTTCCAGAAGAAAAGTTAGGCAAGGATCCCGAATGTTGCCCAAATTTCTCTCCAGCAGCTTCATTTCTAGGAATGACTATGGGACTGGATATTGCTGTTAACTTTTCGGTGTCATTCTCATAAGAAACGTGATCTTCGTTATCTAAATGTTCAGGGACGGGTGTTCTCTCGGGTCGATCATTGATTGCACTTTCATCAAGGTCACTGAAAAGGAATCTTTCATCCTCTGAACTTTGTGATGGTGATCTCCTTGATGCTTTTCTAGGTAAACAATCATCAACAGGGTCCAGAGGAGTCGATAATGAGCTGAAGGAGTCCTTGTCCTTCATATTCTCGCTTATGGCTTTGTCGTCCGGAGTGCTGTAGCTGGAAGGTTTGATAACACAATTGGGCTCAACTTTCTCACCTGAAAAATGTCCTACGCTAATTTTGACAGTTTGAGATGTTGTAGATACCGATTGCTCTTCAATATCCACCTCATTATACATAATATCACCAGAATCCAAACAATCAATTTGCTTAACCCCAGAATGGAACTCAGAGATCCCCAGTACTGGCATCCCAAGATCAGTCTTCTCAATAACTTCCACAGCTTCTGTACCCTAAAGGACAACTTTCGTGTGAGTTTAACGAAAACAGATTAAATGTTTGCTAGATTTAATTATGAGCTATGCTACAGTCGTATTCGTATATGCTTCAACAAAAACCTTTGTAAGAAAGAAAGtattaaatgaaaaagtaaatgcatttaatctaataacaaaaaaattacaatactTTTTGTGTATGGTAAGTAGGGAGATTAGTAGAAGTATTTTGAGGATTGAGAATGACTCTTCAGTTATTCGAGTTGACATGTAAAAGTTCCATAAAAGATTTAGTACCATTTATTATTGGGCAAAACTTAAATATAGTATCATAAATACTAATGTTAAATGTTCTCCAATAAAAATGGGCCAAGGGTTAAATTTTATCCCAGTCATTCCTTCTGATTTTCAATGCAGCCATCCATCTCATCTAAAGTAGCTAAAATCGGCCTCTCGGTAACCAGTGTTATATTTCCTATTGCTAGTTTTGATAGGAGAACTCAACTGCTAAGGTACTATTTATTTCTGTCTTCCTCGGGCCAAAACTACAGGTGAAGACTACTTGTCCTTGAATTTACGAAATTACCTCAGATAGCAGTACAGTGGTACGATGCAAGACTTCATCATGGACATGGACGCGGACTTCTTCACATTCTTCTGCGCCAGCAAGGTACATCACCTCTTGAGCTTGCTCACTAGAACACGACACGCCCAACTTGGAGGTCTCTGGTGTTTCACGGCAAACCCCATCTGCTGAAACATCGTTTTTGGAAATATCGTTACTATTATCACCCGATGCATCAACAGCGCTCACCCCAGAAACTTCTCCATTCAATTCCTTTTCCACAAACTTCACCTTCACGCACGCAACTTGCACGTCAGACTCTGCAATATCATACACAACTTCCTTCCCATTCAAGTCACACTCACGAGCAAAACAAGCTTCCTCTTTCAACTCATCGTCTTCCACGACCACGTTACCGTCCCCAGACGAGTTAGCAAGAACCTTTTGCCCTTGTTCCCCGGAGAGATTAGTGGACCACTTGAGGTCTAACAAGTTAGCTGCAATCTCAGCACGCTCCAACGAACCCACCCTGCTCCCAATCGCTTCACCATTACCCTCTCTCTGCTTCAAAGACCTTCTCCCAAACACAAAGCCAAGTATTCTTGAACGGCGAGAAGTAGTCTTTACCGCACCCTCTCCATCATAATCGCAACTCTTAGACCTGCGAGAGTAATCATCTTTATCATTGACAGGAGAAGGCGGAAGTATCAAATTGTCTTCTTCTTGTGCAACGACTTCCCTGAGAAAGTAAGCTTCCCCCTTATGATCGAGATGCATTTGGAAACCAGCCGGCACCCCGTTGACACAGATATCAACCACCTTTTCCCTCGACTTCAAAACCCCCTGGAATTTGCCGAATCGAACGTACCAGGGCGAGGACTTGAAACTGCCATCTTTTTGTTCCACCACCACAATATCGACGGCGCCTCCGAACGGATGAAACGGCCCCGAAACGGTATACACGCCCTGACTCAGTATTCTCCCCACCGTTTGCATCCTCCCCGATTATTCCACCCCTTATCATAAATCCAATATCGCTTTCGCAACACTCAAATCTCAGAAATAACAGCAAAACACAACACACGGATTGGATTACATGATTGAATTACGATCATAATTAATCAATGAGGAGGGATTTTAGGGGGATCGCAAAATTCTCGGTAAGCGTGAACTAAAGGAAATTGGGTTTGTTTTCCGAGGAGAATAACGATTAAAACTGTGAACGGAGGGTGCAGTGTAACGCGTAAACTGGAGAAGAGAAGTGGTTGAATTTGGCGATGGGGGGAAGAGTGTGTCGCGGCGGGAGGAAGAGGTCGTTGGTGGGGAATGTGGGGCCCGCTTTTTGATTCGTGGGTTGTTTCTCACCGTTCGATCCATCAATTCATGCTTCCTCCTTCACGCTTCTTCATCCTCGCCATCTCACTCACAAATTATCAATTCACAAACCTAAACTCATCTTTTCTATCATAACACTTTCTACAAACCCTCCGCGGACACGCCATTGTCTTCCTAGTGTAAGCAACCTAATTTAATCGCAAATCACTATAATGTCACTTTTAAGATAATTACCATTAATCATAACATAAAgctatttttaactaatttagttTTCGACCAAAATTATAGATATGTCATGtcatatgtatacatatatgtatcGATAATCTATAAGATAAAGAACATTTAAGAAATGACGAATTTAATAAacactaatttaataaaatctgaCAGTTCATTTCATTAAAGTATTTGACTTGTCATTTTCatcaacaaacttcaacaaacttgatTCACAGATAATTGTATCTGTGTGTTTGTTAGACGCGGAGAATGCTTTACAAGGGATATTacaaatggtaaaaaaaaaaatccaaaatccaaaaatGTTCTATAAaggttaagttttttttatatgaatatataatgaattgaAGATTATTATCAATttccattattaaaaaaaaaaaagaatttagacACCGTCACTTTCCAATGATATGCCTAATATGGTTGTCTTGTCTGGAGGACCAGTGTGAAAGGTGGTATAAGAGCGAACTCTGATAATGATTCTGACATGCGTCATGTCATGAGTAATGAACAACAATAACCCAGTAATGTTAGGTTGTTGTTTTGTTTGGAAAAGGAAGGGACCACACGGAACTCAAACTTTTGTGTGGATGGCTGCGCCGGTTATTCTTCTTTCAAATCGATACAAGCACATACACTCGGGACTTTCCATATCTACGTATATCTTCAATCTGTGGGACCATTTTGAATCACCTTCACATGTTCTTCGACTTGCACCACTGTGTTCGTTTTCTTCGATTCAAACCCAGTTGAGCGTCAAAATCTGGATTATCACACCAGTTCATGCCTCCATTATGGTGGAGCATTCCATTATCATATCTCTATATGTGCAGTTAATTTCCTGAATTCTAATCGTCCAAAAACTTATTCTGTTTTTTGCTTTGGTGATTAAGCTCATGAGTGAGAACTATACTACAAACAAACACTTAATTatgtgttatatataaattattcggTACTATAATCATTCTGGAATACCTACAGTATAGTTTCTCTGTTTGCACAGGGAAATTGTTTTGATCTTGGGCTTTTGATCCATTTGTTTTTTGACCCAATTTCATGAACAAACTGTAATTTCAGCCcattacaattaaattaaatacatatagaaaaaaatgGCATGATGTGTCATTTTCAAGAACAGATCGAGTGGTCCTGAATGTGTTCGTGGGCTTAGTGGGATTGGATCATTTAGagacaattttcttttcttatttccttATTTTCATTCCTGAAACAAAAAGTTGCAATTTAATTGGAGTAAATTAAATTGTACGTAtatcattgaaaattaaaaattgagtcTCCGGTGTATTTAACAGTGTCACCTAGTCTAGAGATCAAGGAAAGTTTAAGTAATTGCCTTTTAAGGATGTTATCTCATGATGAAAATAGAGTGAATTTTAAACGTGCGAATGTGATGCAGaaagttattttattgataatgtGTGCGTTCCGATGTGCAACGCACAGAAAGAAAAGTTATCAAAGTTATCGTAAATATTATTACCGGATACACGAACGGTACAGCATGCCCCTATTCCACCTTAGTAAAGTGGAATGGTCAAACACAGCACATGCACTTTGCATATAGAATGGGATTTTGTTTCAATTCGAGTCATAGTACAACAGCGATCGCAGATGGTGGTCCTCTTCATAAAGAGAACATTTTGTAAATTGTAACCCTACTTTCATAGTATACCAAAGCTCATCATTATGTTTATCATTAATTCTTCGCAAGACCTTCATAACTTTCATCACTACTGTCTCAACTTATATTTACATGTggggaatatatatatttatatatttatatatttatattttcccTGCATTATATATAACCTTCATATAATTGTTGTACTTGAAACTTTACACCCCCTTGATGCTTCTGTGGCCATGCCATCCCTATCCACATTCACCACCGTTcattgatttttgatttttaatgcattattatgataaaataatccTCCTACCCCCCCCACTGCCTTTTTGATTTCATTCATTGCCTTCATGTGTAGGGGCTACAAAAAGGTGATTTGACCTTTTTGACTTTATGATTTGATGCCAAGAAAAGAGGAGTGTTTTTAAGTAGTTAAATTTGAAACTATAGTATAATCGCATAATGTTTTGATTCTCTCCTTGTTCTGACTATAGGGCTTGGTTGGTTTACGTTGCGCTTTCGTAACTGTTAAGCCTGTAAAGAACATGTCCCACCCTTTACGTACGTATAAGTCAGTGACAGTTGTTACTTCACCTTCGTGGTTCCTTGAATACAGTCTTTCTTAGTTCTTACAATGGGGACATGATTGTGACAACGTAGAGCGCATTGTTTGGCAGGGAATCTAGTACTTCGTCTCCCAAAATACATTTCGATTCGCCTTGTTTTTAGAAAagtttaacaaaacaaaaataaccacACATtaggaaatgaaaaaaaaaaatacacataaaaaataacagataCACAAAACCTCTCGTCATTGCAGATCATCTACGAGGAGAATGTCAGAGAACATAGGCAGTTTAGACTTGAAGTTTTCTGACGCGTCTCTAGCTACTACATGCGTGCTCATCATTGAGATGTCAGAACTGAGAATTCCCATGTATAGAGATCAGagtcttattttaaaaaatcataaacattTTTGTTCTGTATGTGTATAGTATTAGTGTATATCCCTTCTTATCCCATTCTATGGATTAGTGTAGCTCAATGCAATTTTTATTACCTCGAATTTTGACTAATTTAACAGCAACTGATTTGGATGAAAAAACAATGCAGTAGAGTAAAGTTATctgttgtcaattttttttcttctcatgaTTACGACACTCCAACTTAAGATTTTACTTAGAAAATTCCAACTCTTCACCATTTTCATGAGGAGAGGCCCTATGCAGAGCGACAATTGTTTCAATCACCTCATCATGGAAAAAGACTCGGTTGCAGAGTTTTCAGAATTTTATGAGATACTATTCGCTACGAGACAGAAATCATCAATCTTCTCTGACTTATATACTTTTTACACTTGCCCTTCTTGTCAAACTCCCATAATGGCGCATAAATTTTTCTGCACCCAAAAATGCAGtggtaaaatactattttttttggtGTGTGTGGAAATAAAATACGAAAATATTATCCACATCTAAAAAGCCACACCAGACTTACATTTACCAGTTTGTTAATTATATTTCGATCATCAATGTTTATTAGTTAATCaacatatatattgttttaaaaaataaatttcaacccGATAACGTTAGAAACCAAGAATTACGTAGTGTAACAATCTTCTGGCGTAGATTTAACATtactaaaatactataaaacACCAAAGCTACGACAATAATAAGCAAAACtagtaacaaaaatattttctaccaGTGCGTATCAGCAATTGAGCTTCTCTTCTTTTGCAATAGAATTTTTGCAGTGAGCAATTGCAGCTTGAATGGCTGCTTGCAACTCTTCCATGGTGCTGTCATTGGAAGGAGGAAGATTAGCGGTTGCAAGGAGAAGACCGCTGTTTGATGGAGAAGTTCTCATAGAAGCCGGTGCTGAAAACTCACCTCTTCTCCCTCTCAATTCGGGTTTGGTTTTCCGAATCAAATTCCCTGAATGAGAATAAGCCTGTCCATGGAACTgtaccttttctcttttccctCTGAAAAGCACCAGTGGCTGCACCATTCTCAAGTACTTCTTCAGTGCATGCATCACATCATACCCGAGTTTCTTCTTCTGCTTACTATTCTCTTTATCTTCTTTGTCTCTAACCGGACACCCTTTACGCCCTTTAGATGACCCAAACAATGAGAAACCAGGCTTGGACTTGGTTTCTTCCTTTGTGACTCTATTGTTGTGGTTTTCTTTGTTGTTGGAGCTGGTAATGCTGTCTATGGTGATGTTGCTCCTGGTGCTGGTGTTGCAGCTGGCACGTTTTTCGTCTTCTAAGAAGTCTCTGATGGGGAGAGTGAAACTGTCGACGGAGTTGGTGGAAAAACGAGGAGAAGAAGAGAAGTGAGATAAGAGGTGTAAGGGAAGCAAGTGACCGTGGAAGAAAATGTCATCAGCAGGAGATAAATCAACAGCAAGAGAAGGTGGGGTTTTGGATTTGTCAAGGATTGTGGCGTTAGAAGAGTGGAGAGAGATTGTAAAGGAGAACTCATGAGAAGGGGAAGAGGATGGTGAAGCTGCCTTGGGGACTCCTTCTTCAGTTTTCTTTTGCACATCGTTTTCTGTGTTCTTTTGGGGTTGATGATGTGTTTCCATTATTACAGTTGAGGTTGTCTTGAAGACTAACAAGTTTGTGTGGGGAATTCTCGGTCTGTGATCTTTTCTTTTTGGTAGAAATAGAGAGAGAGATGGAGAAAAAGGTGGTGTGATCTTTTCTTTGTTGTATGGATGTTAACAAAGCTTTATGAGGGATAAGGGAACCGAAAAACAtggaaagaaagagagagtCTTTGTCAAAGCACTGTTGGACTCGGTGTGTCttgttttaaaactttttcgtAAGACACCAACTCTGTGTGTATGCGTATTATTTACGTGTGATGATTAACAAGCATATTATCAATAATGGATGCATATTTTTCTCGCGTTTTATGAGATGAGATGTGTTTTGTGGTGTGTCAAAATGGTTAGTGCTGCGTAATGTTGGGTCCCTATCACTTCCAACAGCAATTGTTGTGCTGGTTTTGGGAATGAGATCACAAACATCCAAATTTGGCCACCAAAGGAAGATGGGATTGGCATGGCGGATTTCACTCAACAAATTTtcgacattttttttttccattagtGCGAAGGTTCACAGGGTATTTTAGTGTTATCCTCTGTTATATTAATACTTTGAAATTCTTTTTCATACATTTTTCCGTCACGCCAGTAGTTTAGGAGGCTAGAGCTAGACGGTGCACGGTTGAATCTTGAAACACACCCAAAAAGAATTTTGTACGACGAAGTCAAATTTTTCCATACTTTATCTTCTACCTTTTTCCGTGACACTTTCCTAAACTTGTTAAAATTAACTCTTTacatagaaagaaaagaaagaatgttAAAGCATAATGAGATTAGTAAATGGGAATTGTTGAAttgaaaaagagatttggagaaGGCCACGATCAGCGCCAGCTGTTGGGAATGATTCAGTTCACCCATTCATCCATTCATTGATTCATGGATGAACACGAAAGCTCAAAGAAACAGAAGCTCCAATGTCGTTTAGGGAAGAAAGTGTGGCCATGATCTACGTGTAAGTCTACATTGACTACTGCTCTATCCTATTCTCTGAAAAAacctaacaattttttatatatatacatgaaaCTCGTATATagtaaaatacatatatatgaGTTGATTAATGgcgagaaaaataaaaggagatATATATAGTTAGGTGGTGGGGGTGGTGACAGACCCACACACACGTGCATGCGGTGGTGGTCCATGCAGCAAGCATAAAGGAATTTTGTATTCATGGTTAAGGTCAACATCTTAATCATGGAGCCATTATTTGGTTCGACTGAACCATCCTCACCACTTTCaccattatattttatattatattccaCATTTCtcgtctttttctttttgagatAATTAGAGAGAGAACCCAGCATACCATAGTATAAAACAAATCCTTCACAATCCCACAACATAGAGATCCTTTTGCGTATTAGCCATTCAATATCTACCCTTTTTCTCAGCCAAAACAACAAAACCTACCTTACTTTGGATCACATTCAGGATCACTCAAATTCATTTCTTTCGTTTCAACTtgtcagagaaaaaaaaagtacttcATCTTTTCTCAGAAAATCCCCGAGAAAACGGATCACGTTTTCGTCTTAGCATGCATCATGCATGTGTGTGCACCCACCCAGAGATTCAATGCTTTGCACTTTGCAATATTGAACGGATTTGCAGCAACTGCTTTATTCGATTTTGATGTTTCCATGCATATTCctaagaaattaattaatacataacCCTTAACATTCATATTTACTTAGTTTCTGCTTACTTTTGTTGTCAAATCAACGTGATTTAGCGCATGTATTGACCTAATTAAGGAAGCTTTtatacaacaaaaaattaataaactagAAACTAATCAACTCAAAATTTAATGATCTCATACTTTCCAACAGTAAGTTCTAAAGGGTGTGTGGCCTCTAATCAAAATGAAATAACATACCTTATTGTAGTTTAGCTAAACCTTGCTACTTGGCTAATCTTTTTGCACTTCTCATTTTGGAATTTGACCTAACTCCAGAACTATGAGAAAGTGGCAAAATATATGTGCTGTAAAGCAAAATGGGAATTCTGAGCAGCTTTTTGGAGGAAACAAAGGACTTCACATAGACGTAATTGTAATTGCGTGAGGAAGCATAAATTCTCTAGACACAGGTCTATCTATTTTCTTGGCTTTTAATTAGATTTAGCAGATGAAATGACTACTCAGTTATCTTTATCAATCATTACGCATTCC
Encoded here:
- the LOC114162230 gene encoding BRI1 kinase inhibitor 1-like → METHHQPQKNTENDVQKKTEEGVPKAASPSSSPSHEFSFTISLHSSNATILDKSKTPPSLAVDLSPADDIFFHGHLLPLHLLSHFSSSPRFSTNSVDSFTLPIRDFLEDEKRASCNTSTRSNITIDSITSSNNKENHNNRVTKEETKSKPGFSLFGSSKGRKGCPVRDKEDKENSKQKKKLGYDVMHALKKYLRMVQPLVLFRGKREKVQFHGQAYSHSGNLIRKTKPELRGRRGEFSAPASMRTSPSNSGLLLATANLPPSNDSTMEELQAAIQAAIAHCKNSIAKEEKLNC